One window of the Cryptococcus gattii WM276 chromosome E, complete sequence genome contains the following:
- a CDS encoding Hypothetical Protein (Similar to TIGR gene model, INSD accession AAW43710.1), with product MSLPARTVGKRLAQSSIIPIPITRSGNNKPKSLQKTKRTFKPNLTHVDWPVTVLGGPVPIDRTKEQSLPKLEGILMQVKKIRDVEKAGGIEGLLLSRRSKDLTPYGAALRAQLFESLHEIRREMEGREELSRLETEEERLRLEDGSPLASTEASQESVSEER from the exons ATGTCTTTGCCAGCTCGTACTGTTGGAAAACGCTTAGCGCAATCCTCTATTATCCCAATCCCAATCACGCGATCCGGTAACAATAAACCCAAGTCACTTCAAAAAACAAAACGAACTTTCAAGCCTAACTTGACTCATGTTGACTGGCCGGTCACTGTCTTGGGCGGACCAGTGCCAATCGATAGGACCAAGGAACAGTCATTGCCGAAGCTTGAGGGCATTTTAATGCaagtgaagaagataagAGATGTTGAAAAGGCTGGTGGTATCGAGGGATTATTG CTTTCACGACGATCAAAAGACCTTACACCATATGGTGCTGCCCTCCGAGCACAACTATTTGAATCTCTCCACGAAATCAGACGTGAGATGGAAGGCCGCGAAGAGCTGTCGCGTTTGGAAACCGAGGAAGAGAGGCTGCGTTTGGAAGACGGTAGCCCTTTGGCCAGCACAGAAGCATCACAAGAGAGTGTGTCGGAAGAGAGATGA